The Nicotiana tabacum cultivar K326 chromosome 14, ASM71507v2, whole genome shotgun sequence genome contains a region encoding:
- the LOC142169035 gene encoding uncharacterized protein LOC142169035 translates to MAPYERSYMGGGVVLRLTGLSLEKLHPTLSRYKSFADKKVHDVALMENEKVPLRVSPIKGVIRLGKKDKLSPRFSGPFDVLDKVRMVAYKLVLPPSLLGIYSALHVSMPQKYHKDKSHVLEFSTMQLDKNLAYEEEPMAILDRQAWKVRYKAIASVKVLWRGQPREEATWETGSDIRADIHVISVV, encoded by the exons atggctccatatgagaggtcttatatgggaggcggtgtcgttctccGATTGACTGGTTTGAGCCTG GAGAAGCTTCACCCAACTCTGTCCAGGTACAAGAGTTTTGCAGACAAGAAAGTTCACGATGTGGCGCTCATGGAGAATGAGAAGGTTCCTCTTAGAGTTTCACCTATAAAGGGTGTGATAAGGCTTGGAAAAAAGGACAAGTTAAGCCCGAGATTTAGTGGTCCATTCGATGTACTAGATAAAGTTCGCATGGTTGCTTATAAACTTGTTTTGCCTCCTAGTCTTTTGGGAATTTATTCGGCGCTTCATGTTTCTATGCCTCAGAAGTATCATAAAGACAAGTCACATGTTTTGGAATTCAGTACAATGCAGTTGGATAAGAATCTggcttatgaggaagagccgatggccattttggatagacAAGCTTGGAAAGTCAGGTATAAGGcgattgcatcagtgaaggtgcttTGGAGGGGTCAACCAagagaggaggctacttgggagactgggTCGGACATTCGAGCAGATATACACGTTATTTCAGTAGTTTAG